In Acipenser ruthenus chromosome 53, fAciRut3.2 maternal haplotype, whole genome shotgun sequence, the following proteins share a genomic window:
- the LOC117433086 gene encoding trinucleotide repeat-containing gene 6B protein-like, producing MRNSHRRTGAQAIEREKQPDREQQFMEDKKRKKDDKKKKEAAQKVAEQKTKVPEVTKPGPAQPLAASPVGSSPVPPANGGNNAKRVAVPNGQPPSAPAQRYMPREVPPRFRCQQDHKVLLKRGQPPPPSCILLGGGGQAPLTHPQSSATNQGDSGVHTVWNSSAPSGPPVDNGTAAWCKPNDGSTGWGDPEDSGKSPSGWGNPSPNPIKPGSKSMQEGWGEAESQVTAKRHSSWEEDEEGGVWNSAGSQGNSSGWGQGGGAGGKKINIKGPLKGGSGEPWMNPLSKQFANMGLLSQADDPAGSKMDLSVGGPLQDKKLEAEKRGMNLGDYNGELRKGRQVFRPPNSKDMGPGDSGPYYDKAGNHGVFGGGSGMAQSRGLHPASVPPINPSAGLRAQVPPQFLSPQVSASMLKQLPQNSGLNTGLFNMAPQLSPQQIAMLSQLPQIPQFQLACQLLLQQQQQQQQQQQQQQQLLQNQRKFPQNVRQQPDPQQLARMMNVLQQQQRQQQQSAGGMKHSPSHLGMPKQHLDNLVHSGMQDLHPKGQMPGGYSGFGSSANLGSLDFNSMVGGGKESGSQQSRFKQWTSMMDGLSPAASPPEPPMHKNGAFVPPGKVRGNSPYSQYDMLGSDSLGGHSVGDSWLPPRSATNKMGNKPSHASWPPEFQPGVPWKGIQSVDPESDPYMTPGSVLGGSGVSPIVDTDHQLLRDNAGSNPSLNTSLPSPGAWPYSASDSSFSHVHSTSAKHSEYKSSWPPDPIGHNKLWKSSRNTTALPRPPPGLTNQKQPSSSPWIGGAPRLARGWGGGSQDSRYVGGSTWSDSGVARTSCWLVLSNLTPQIDGSTLRTICMQHGPLLTFHLNLTQGSALIRYSSKQEAAKAQTALHMCVLGNTTILAEFVSEEEVSRYFAHSQGGVTGGAQNTAVSASVSSSSGGGGGASVPVTGGGGGWQSLDTSASPVDPSNSGAGANLNLFSQWSSGAAGRATVGGGAGDTQRQSLWGGAPGYPSSLWGSPSMEDSHQISSPAPLLPVDLLGGGTDSI from the exons AGAGAAACAGCCGGACAGGGAGCAGCAGTTCATGGAAGacaaaaaaaggaagaaagaCGATAAGAAGAAGAAAGAGGCTGCTCAGAAG GTTGCAGAACAAAAAACCAAAG TGCCCGAGGTGACAAAGCCGGGCCCCGCCCAGCCGCTGGCCGCCAGCCCTGTTGGCAGCAGCCCCGTGCCACCTGCCAACGGTGGCAACAATGCCAAGAGGGTGGCGGTGCCGAACGGACAGCCGCCCAGCGCCCCGGCGCAGCGCTACATGCCCAGGGAGGTGCCCCCGAGATTCCGCTGCCAGCAGGACCACAAAGTCCTGCTGAAGCGTGGCCAGCCCCCTCCCCCATCCTGCATTCTCCTGGGGGGCGGGGGGCAGGCTCCCCTCACCCACCCCCAATCCTCCGCAACTAACCAAGGGGACAGTGGAGTCCACACAG TATGGAACAGCAGTGCCCCCTCTGGTCCGCCGGTGGATAACGGCACAGCTGCCTGGTGCAAGCCCAACGATGGCAGCACAGGCTGGGGAGATCCCGAGGATTCTGGGAAGTCTCCGTCAGGTTGGGGGAACCCCTCTCCCAACCCCATCAAACCTG GTTCGAAATCTATGCAAGAGGGCTGGGGCGAGGCTGAGAGCCAGGTGACGGCAAAGCGGCACTCCAGctgggaggaggatgaggagggggGGGTGTGGAACAGCGCTGGGTCCCAGGGCAACAGCTCCGGCTGGGGCCAGGGAGGAGGGGCAGGGGGCAAGAAGATCAACATTAAG GGTCCTTTAAAAGGAGGAAGCGGTGAACCTTGGATGAACCCTCTGTCCAAGCAGTTCGCAAACATGGGACTCCTG AGCCAAGCTGATGATCCTGCGGGCAGTAAGATGGATTTGTCAGTTG gaggcCCCCTGCAGGATAAGAAGCTGGAGGCTGAGAAGCGAGGGATGAATCTGGGCGACTACAACGGAGAGCTGAGGAAGGGGAGACAGGTCTTCCGCCCGCCCAATTCCAAAGACATGGGACCGGGGGACTCCGGGCCCTACTACGACAAG GCTGGTAATCATGGAGTGTTCGGTGGCGGCAGCGGCATGGCACAGTCGCGTGGTCTGCACCCGGCGTCGGTGCCACCCATTAACCCTTCTGCTGGGCTGCGAGCTCAAGTGCCTCCCCAGTTCCTGTCCCCTCAG GTGTCCGCGTCCATGCTGAAGCAGCTTCCCCAGAACAGCGGCCTGAACACGGGGCTGTTCAACATGGCCCCCCAGCTCTCCCCGCAGCAAATCGCAATGCTGAGCCAGCTGCCACAGATACCACAGTTCCAGCTG GCTTGTCAGCTTCtcctgcaacagcagcagcagcagcaacagcagcagcagcagcagcagcagctcctgcagAACCAGAGGAAATTCCCCCAGAACGTGAGACAGCAGCCAGACCCACAGCAG CTGGCCCGCATGATGAATGTtcttcagcagcagcagaggcagcagcagcagtctgcGGGGGGGATGAAGCACTCTCCCTCTCACCTGGGGATGCCCAAACAGCACCTGGACAACCTGGTGCACTCCGGCATGCAGGACCTGCACCCCAAAGGACAGATGCCAGGAGGGTACTCTG GGTTTGGCTCCAGTGCGAACCTCGGCAGCCTGGACTTCAACTCCATGGTGGGGGGTGGGAAGGAGTCTGGCTCTCAGCAGTCTCGCTTCAAGCAGTGGACATCCATGATGGACGGGCTGTCCCCTGCAGCGTCCCCGCCGGAGCCCCCCATGCACAAGAATG GTGCTTTTGTACCACCAGGGAAGGTGCGAGGCAACTCCCCCTACTCCCAGTATGACATGTTGGGTTCAGATTCACTGGGCGGGCACAGCGTTGGGGACAGCTGGCTCCCACCCCGCTCCGCCACCAACAAGATGGGGAATAAACCCAGCCACGCCAGCTGGCCACCGG AGTTCCAGCCTGGAGTGCCATGGAAAGGGATTCAGAGCGTGGACCCCGAGTCTGACCCCTACATGACCCCCGGGAGCGTGCTAGGCGGCTCGGGTGTGTCTCCCATCGTCGACACCGACCATCAGCTCCTCCGAGACAACGCAG GTTCTAACCCTTCTCTGAACACCTCGCTGCCTTCACCCGGTGCCTGGCCCTACAGTGCCTCCGACAGCTCCTTCTCACATGTGCACAGCACTTCAG CGAAGCACAGCGAGTACAAGTCCAGCTGGCCCCCTGACCCCATCGGACACAACAAGCTCTGGAAGAGCTCCCGCAACACTACAGCACTGCCCCGTCCCCCTCCTGGGCTCACCAATCAGAAACAACCCTCTTCCTCCCCCTGGATTGGGGGAGCTCCCCGATTGGCTCGAGGCTGGGGAGGCGGCAGTCAGGACTCCAGATATGTGGgag GTTCGACGTGGAGTGACAGTGGGGTGGCCCGGACTAGCTGCTGGCTGGTGCTTAGTAACCTCACTCCACAG ATCGACGGCTCCACCCTACGTACGATCTGCATGCAGCATGGCCCCCTGCTGACATTCCACCTGAACCTGACGCAGGGCAGCGCTCTGATCCGCTACAGCAGCAAGCAAGAGGCGGCCAAGGCACAGACTGCACTGCACAT GTGCGTGCTGGGGAACACCACCATCCTGGCGGAGTTTGTGAGCGAGGAGGAGGTCAGCCGCTATTTTGCACATTCCCAGGGTGGAGTCACTGGCGGGGCTCAGAACACCGCGGTGTCAGCGTCTGTGTCGAGCAGCtcgggaggaggagggggggcaaGTGTGCCAGTgacgggagggggggggggctggcagAGCCTAGATACTAGTGCCAGCCCTGTGGACCCCAGCAACAGCGGGGCAGGCGCCAATCTGAACCTGTTCAGCCAGTGGAgcagcggagcagcaggcagggCCACGGTGGGG